A genomic region of Gemmata massiliana contains the following coding sequences:
- a CDS encoding DUF3800 domain-containing protein: protein MPTFCDESGDFGSGPKSSDHFHFAAVWFETIEEAQACRVVIDEVRRAENVRAGFVFHFAEISPEMRKAFLRGVSGQNFKFAVCTAEKRRAEAKGENLSRELIVNSVVGGVTASLVEYYHIAEGSKGSPLKERVTVHYHNNGDYIELIRRGFTAYASVRNPKARLVKKVSTERAESDNLVQLADMVCGAAKQNYEGERDLYRLIESKRLDGCKTWP from the coding sequence ATGCCAACCTTTTGTGACGAGTCAGGTGATTTCGGCAGTGGCCCGAAATCTTCAGACCACTTTCATTTCGCTGCTGTATGGTTCGAGACGATCGAAGAGGCACAAGCGTGCCGCGTTGTCATTGACGAAGTGCGACGCGCCGAAAACGTGCGGGCAGGGTTCGTTTTCCATTTCGCTGAAATCTCCCCGGAAATGCGAAAGGCGTTTCTGCGGGGGGTGAGCGGGCAGAACTTTAAGTTCGCCGTATGTACGGCTGAAAAGAGGCGAGCGGAAGCCAAAGGGGAGAATCTGTCCCGAGAACTGATTGTAAATTCCGTCGTAGGTGGAGTAACGGCTTCACTAGTCGAATACTATCATATTGCTGAAGGGTCCAAAGGATCACCTCTGAAAGAGCGAGTCACGGTCCACTACCACAATAACGGGGACTACATCGAGCTCATCCGGAGGGGGTTTACCGCCTACGCTTCGGTTCGAAACCCGAAAGCTCGGCTTGTTAAGAAAGTGTCTACTGAGCGAGCCGAGTCGGACAATTTGGTCCAACTGGCAGACATGGTATGTGGGGCAGCGAAACAGAATTACGAAGGTGAACGCGATCTCTATCGCTTGATAGAGTCAAAGCGGCTTGATGGGTGCAAAACATGGCCCTAA
- a CDS encoding TIGR02996 domain-containing protein, which translates to MSERAALLAAIRNQLDGDTPRLVFADWLDERAESDRDTATAEFIRASCEKRNHASGLMPRKAYRWIAEHWHRLVPLTLGLHVPKWYANTPAAEERQRDYEWYRSGRTIELAMVMHVKPDDGAVNWYRVDLEFNRGFVQWFEVFEPEVFERVRDALKVDQPLAKIRSIPIRAPG; encoded by the coding sequence ATGAGCGAGCGAGCCGCACTCCTCGCCGCGATCCGGAACCAGCTCGACGGCGACACTCCCCGCCTGGTGTTCGCCGACTGGCTCGACGAGCGCGCCGAATCCGACCGCGACACGGCGACCGCGGAGTTTATCCGCGCGTCGTGCGAGAAGCGGAACCATGCGTCCGGGCTCATGCCGCGGAAGGCTTACCGATGGATCGCGGAGCACTGGCATCGGCTCGTGCCCCTGACGCTCGGGCTGCACGTGCCGAAGTGGTACGCCAACACCCCGGCCGCGGAAGAGAGACAGCGGGACTACGAATGGTACCGCTCGGGCCGCACGATCGAGCTGGCAATGGTCATGCACGTGAAGCCCGATGACGGGGCGGTGAACTGGTACCGCGTGGACCTCGAGTTCAACCGCGGCTTCGTGCAGTGGTTCGAGGTGTTCGAGCCCGAGGTATTTGAGCGGGTCCGGGACGCGCTCAAGGTGGATCAGCCGTTGGCGAAGATCCGGTCAATTCCGATCCGAGCTCCTGGATGA
- a CDS encoding PDDEXK family nuclease: MGGARITKTLEKEVQASCVAWLEWWGALVIRTNSGAAQRGKRYIPFNSEEGCSDTLICLPGGRFLSLEFKKPGRDTTDRLRKAKQAAHRDRVLARGGLAFVATSIDEVRAGLMAAGYDIVNKYDPTKPSEQGSAA; the protein is encoded by the coding sequence ATGGGCGGCGCTCGAATTACGAAGACGCTGGAAAAAGAAGTGCAGGCGTCGTGTGTGGCGTGGCTGGAGTGGTGGGGGGCGCTGGTTATTCGCACCAACTCCGGGGCGGCCCAAAGGGGTAAGCGTTACATCCCTTTCAACTCCGAGGAAGGGTGCAGCGACACGCTGATTTGTCTTCCGGGCGGTCGGTTTCTGTCGCTGGAGTTCAAGAAGCCGGGGCGGGATACCACCGACCGCCTGCGAAAGGCGAAGCAAGCCGCGCACCGTGATCGCGTACTGGCACGGGGCGGGCTCGCGTTCGTGGCCACGTCGATTGACGAGGTGCGGGCGGGGCTGATGGCGGCGGGTTACGACATCGTGAATAAATACGACCCGACCAAGCCGAGCGAGCAAGGGAGCGCGGCATGA
- a CDS encoding AAA family ATPase, with the protein MSVFEVRKAKRQRRPLKIALEGLSGSGKTFTALRLAFALRRFGIGSRIVVADSENESAGLYDGVQMDGEKWEYEVCPIPHGKQNPGGYAECYEYLVKAGFDLIIFDSLSHAWHGAMEQVDNFAQRNKGDKFGGWAKVTPDQRKMLTALTDPRAHMIATMRVKSEYERIDDGGKSKIKKVGMKTDQRENTEYEFDCVVRLEPEGHAAHVEKVRGCTAMDGALGECPGPEFWQPLITWWLSAEAVPVPPPPPPPAPSPAEVAAIKLLDGATTLEQLASAWKTLPVPIQEKLESHKNARKAALSAPPKPATAPTSKVGADGIERDEHGNPIPFANGVTPDPDQTDLFDNDDTSPPD; encoded by the coding sequence ATGTCCGTGTTCGAGGTACGCAAGGCGAAGCGCCAGCGCCGGCCGTTGAAGATCGCGCTTGAGGGCTTGAGCGGGTCCGGGAAGACGTTCACCGCGCTGCGCCTGGCGTTCGCCTTGCGCCGGTTCGGGATCGGCTCGCGCATCGTCGTAGCGGACTCGGAGAACGAGTCCGCGGGGCTGTACGACGGCGTGCAGATGGACGGGGAGAAGTGGGAGTACGAGGTGTGCCCGATCCCCCACGGGAAGCAGAACCCGGGCGGGTACGCCGAGTGTTACGAGTACCTGGTCAAAGCCGGGTTCGACCTCATCATCTTCGATTCGCTGTCCCACGCCTGGCACGGGGCGATGGAGCAGGTGGACAACTTCGCCCAGAGGAACAAGGGCGACAAGTTCGGGGGATGGGCGAAGGTCACCCCGGACCAGCGGAAGATGCTCACCGCGCTCACGGACCCGCGCGCCCACATGATCGCGACCATGCGGGTGAAGTCGGAGTACGAGCGCATCGACGACGGGGGCAAGTCGAAGATCAAGAAGGTCGGCATGAAGACCGACCAGCGCGAGAACACCGAGTACGAGTTCGATTGCGTCGTGCGGCTCGAACCCGAGGGGCACGCGGCCCACGTCGAGAAGGTGCGCGGTTGCACCGCGATGGACGGCGCGCTCGGCGAGTGCCCCGGGCCGGAGTTCTGGCAACCCCTTATTACCTGGTGGCTCTCGGCCGAAGCGGTACCGGTTCCGCCCCCGCCCCCACCGCCGGCCCCGTCGCCGGCCGAAGTCGCGGCAATCAAACTGCTCGACGGCGCGACCACGTTGGAACAGCTCGCCAGCGCGTGGAAGACGCTCCCGGTTCCCATTCAAGAGAAGCTCGAGTCACACAAGAACGCTCGCAAAGCCGCGCTGTCCGCGCCACCGAAACCCGCCACGGCCCCGACCTCAAAAGTCGGCGCCGATGGTATTGAGCGCGATGAGCACGGCAACCCAATCCCGTTCGCCAACGGCGTCACACCCGACCCGGACCAAACCGACCTGTTCGACAACGACGACACCAGCCCGCCGGACTGA
- a CDS encoding helix-turn-helix domain-containing protein, with protein sequence METVAEIDIPTAPPLVPSPPEGRQYLTPEEIAAAYEVSLSTVNRWLVVGVTAWDESGQKKRILLRGRKIGGRWKIAPAELAEFLRQSNHAQMSQQQPETEADRKQRVEACLKKLADLDLL encoded by the coding sequence ATGGAAACCGTTGCTGAGATCGATATTCCGACCGCGCCGCCGCTGGTCCCGTCTCCCCCGGAGGGGCGGCAGTACCTCACACCCGAGGAAATCGCTGCGGCATACGAGGTATCGCTCTCGACGGTCAACCGCTGGCTCGTTGTCGGAGTCACAGCGTGGGACGAAAGCGGGCAGAAGAAAAGGATACTCCTTCGCGGCCGCAAGATCGGCGGACGCTGGAAGATTGCACCCGCGGAGTTGGCCGAGTTTCTTCGCCAGAGTAATCACGCGCAGATGTCGCAGCAACAGCCAGAAACCGAAGCGGACCGAAAGCAACGGGTCGAGGCGTGCTTGAAGAAGCTGGCGGACCTCGACTTGCTCTGA
- a CDS encoding helix-turn-helix domain-containing protein — protein MIKNDLSPLWSAATKLARETNHPDPRAVLVLYPDGSWSEIGPSGPIQDDWGDTPGQFPAQNGWSFRAGVAAFNGRAFRVSGLRERLLRALVDARGEPVRDRALKARVWADTNAEDNRLKDVAYGLRAILRAELELGVEKDPVERVEGGYRLAIPQLS, from the coding sequence GTGATCAAGAATGATCTCTCTCCGCTTTGGTCCGCTGCAACTAAACTCGCACGCGAAACAAACCACCCTGACCCGCGTGCCGTTCTCGTGCTCTACCCGGACGGCTCTTGGTCCGAAATCGGGCCATCTGGTCCCATCCAGGATGACTGGGGCGATACCCCCGGTCAGTTCCCTGCACAGAACGGTTGGAGCTTCCGGGCTGGTGTCGCCGCGTTCAACGGGCGCGCGTTTCGGGTTAGCGGGTTGCGAGAGCGACTACTCCGCGCCCTGGTTGATGCGCGCGGCGAGCCGGTGCGAGATCGGGCACTAAAGGCCCGTGTGTGGGCCGATACGAACGCCGAGGATAATCGCCTCAAGGATGTGGCGTATGGACTCCGCGCCATACTTCGCGCAGAACTGGAGTTGGGCGTCGAGAAAGACCCCGTCGAACGAGTCGAGGGCGGGTACCGACTTGCAATTCCTCAATTGTCTTAA
- a CDS encoding tyrosine-type recombinase/integrase produces MTLSLQEWARKVGISPETIRSRLDHQGYDVARALTTPVANKFAKRGSPPVPPPRPCPKMLKHTKSGQACARWKTGKKDNIRYFGPWGSKEAAGAYRAFQAEWVGAGSHLVNPSGGCMVGDLVAEYMGHVGRYYVKDGKPTSEQHSQRAAMRVLAALYKLLPVTEFKPRQLKACQQAMIEKGWARDTINRNVWRIRRCFSWGVAEELVPASIADALDHVPHLQAGRTTAPDPDPVMSVPASRVVAVLPHLDPNPERAAVLAAMIQFHELSGCRPGELCAMTADAIDTSETEWAYRVRDKNTHRQRKRKPLTRWFGPQSQEVLRPFLSNPGPGGRIWCFPPRYPNSEKSRRVPVSSARYSELIREACRAAGIEPWTPHQLRHNRATNVQRIYESDEAAAAAIGDTVEVTRAVYADPSEAVARRIARATG; encoded by the coding sequence TTGACCCTTTCCCTTCAGGAATGGGCGCGAAAGGTCGGAATCAGCCCGGAGACGATCCGGAGCCGGCTCGACCACCAGGGCTACGACGTTGCCCGCGCCCTCACCACGCCCGTCGCCAACAAGTTCGCCAAGCGCGGATCGCCCCCGGTCCCACCGCCCCGGCCGTGCCCGAAGATGCTCAAACACACCAAGAGCGGGCAGGCGTGCGCGCGGTGGAAAACGGGTAAGAAAGATAACATCAGGTATTTCGGTCCGTGGGGATCGAAAGAGGCGGCAGGAGCGTACCGAGCATTTCAAGCCGAGTGGGTTGGGGCTGGTAGTCACCTGGTGAACCCGAGCGGCGGGTGCATGGTTGGAGACCTGGTCGCGGAGTACATGGGGCACGTCGGCCGATACTACGTCAAAGACGGCAAGCCAACCTCGGAGCAGCACAGCCAGCGCGCGGCCATGCGGGTGCTCGCGGCACTCTACAAGCTATTGCCCGTGACCGAATTCAAACCGCGACAGCTCAAGGCGTGCCAGCAAGCGATGATCGAGAAGGGATGGGCGCGAGACACAATCAATCGAAACGTCTGGCGCATCCGCCGATGCTTTTCCTGGGGCGTGGCCGAGGAACTGGTTCCGGCAAGCATCGCGGACGCGCTCGACCACGTACCGCACCTCCAAGCGGGCCGCACAACGGCCCCCGACCCTGACCCGGTGATGAGCGTTCCCGCGTCGCGGGTCGTGGCCGTTCTCCCGCACCTCGACCCCAACCCCGAGCGCGCGGCGGTCCTGGCCGCGATGATTCAGTTCCACGAATTGTCAGGGTGCCGACCCGGTGAATTGTGCGCGATGACCGCGGACGCGATCGACACCAGTGAGACCGAATGGGCGTACCGCGTGCGGGACAAGAACACGCACCGCCAGCGAAAGCGCAAGCCCTTGACCAGGTGGTTCGGCCCGCAGTCGCAAGAGGTCCTGCGCCCGTTTCTCTCGAACCCGGGACCGGGCGGCCGCATTTGGTGTTTCCCGCCCCGCTACCCGAACAGCGAAAAGTCGCGGCGGGTGCCCGTATCCTCGGCGCGGTATTCGGAGCTAATCCGCGAAGCGTGCCGAGCTGCTGGAATCGAACCGTGGACGCCTCACCAACTGCGCCACAACCGCGCGACGAACGTGCAGCGGATTTACGAGAGCGACGAAGCCGCGGCCGCCGCGATCGGTGACACCGTAGAGGTTACCCGGGCCGTGTACGCCGACCCGAGCGAGGCGGTTGCCCGGCGAATTGCCCGCGCAACCGGCTGA
- a CDS encoding lysylphosphatidylglycerol synthase transmembrane domain-containing protein has protein sequence MKKHAARWLVPFLKYGVGFGLLAYVIYKYWGPQNGGPGIGQLLQGPIAYEWLIAAAVLLATTTSIQLYRWYLLVRALDLPTSLRNAYRLGLVGVYYNTFFPGSVGGDLLKAYFIAKAHPERKTRAVASVIADRAMGLFGLILFVGVSGSIAWALGDARIANNADLQRIVTVMAGIASGSIVGFLALGLLPARRVDRFASRLKWVPKIGTSLSEMWYAVWMYRQRLKVVVLGVCISAVAHCALVLSFHCASRVFPPSDPATELASVSEHFVIAPIGFIVQAVPISPGGVGVGEAAFAGLYKISGRPETRGVIARLSLRIVEWLLGIIGYIVFLRMRAEVIEVQHEVEEEQEHEATDQEKAKVEEK, from the coding sequence GTGAAGAAGCACGCGGCGCGGTGGTTGGTTCCGTTCCTCAAGTACGGCGTCGGGTTCGGCCTGCTCGCCTATGTCATCTACAAATATTGGGGGCCACAGAACGGCGGGCCGGGCATCGGGCAGTTGCTCCAGGGGCCAATCGCCTACGAATGGCTGATCGCCGCTGCCGTACTTCTGGCGACCACTACGTCCATTCAGTTGTACCGTTGGTACCTCCTGGTTCGTGCCCTCGATCTACCCACGAGTCTCCGCAACGCATACCGGCTCGGCCTCGTCGGGGTCTACTACAACACGTTCTTTCCCGGGTCCGTGGGTGGCGACCTGCTCAAAGCCTATTTCATCGCCAAAGCGCACCCGGAGCGCAAAACGCGGGCGGTCGCGAGCGTGATCGCAGACCGGGCAATGGGGCTGTTCGGCCTGATTCTGTTCGTTGGCGTATCAGGGTCGATCGCGTGGGCTCTAGGTGACGCGCGAATCGCCAACAACGCGGACCTGCAACGAATCGTGACCGTCATGGCCGGGATCGCGAGCGGTTCCATTGTCGGCTTTTTGGCGCTGGGGCTGCTACCCGCGCGCCGCGTGGACCGGTTCGCATCGCGGTTGAAGTGGGTACCCAAAATCGGCACCTCACTCTCCGAAATGTGGTACGCCGTGTGGATGTACCGTCAGCGGCTGAAAGTGGTCGTGCTAGGCGTGTGCATTTCGGCGGTCGCTCACTGCGCGCTGGTCCTCTCGTTCCACTGTGCGTCCCGTGTGTTTCCGCCGAGTGACCCGGCGACCGAACTCGCGTCCGTTTCGGAGCACTTCGTCATCGCACCGATCGGGTTCATCGTGCAAGCGGTCCCGATTTCACCCGGGGGCGTCGGCGTCGGTGAAGCCGCGTTCGCGGGCCTCTACAAGATCTCGGGCCGCCCCGAAACGCGCGGGGTCATCGCCCGGCTTTCGCTCCGAATCGTGGAGTGGCTCCTCGGCATCATCGGGTACATCGTCTTCTTGCGGATGCGTGCGGAAGTGATCGAAGTGCAGCACGAAGTGGAAGAGGAACAAGAGCACGAAGCCACAGACCAAGAAAAAGCGAAAGTCGAAGAGAAATAA
- a CDS encoding serine O-acetyltransferase, protein MATDVRLKEELPAITDQLVETYTECSRLNHLAHEPLPNRDAVAGIVTDLFEVLYPGYGKRQNLHIGNIGYYVGSLIDALHDKLTTQIARALRHELCHERDSATESWENANDDKPHVDCEKIAQPKAVELLRRLADVRKTLELDVEAAFRGDPAARSHHEIIFCYPGLEAITVYRVAHELHGLGIPFIPRMMTELAHAKTGIDIHPGATIGPGFFIDHGTGVVIGETCHIGRGVKLYQGVTLGALSFTKDDDGALLHGNYKRHPTLEDGVIVYANATILGGQTVVGTRAVVGSNVWLTESVPPDTTVVLEKPKLRLKGAKPVNEPLTYEI, encoded by the coding sequence ATGGCCACGGACGTTCGGCTCAAAGAAGAACTGCCCGCGATCACGGATCAGCTCGTCGAAACGTACACCGAATGCAGCCGGCTGAACCACCTCGCGCACGAACCGCTGCCCAACCGCGATGCGGTGGCCGGCATCGTCACGGACCTTTTTGAGGTGCTCTACCCCGGTTACGGGAAGCGCCAGAACCTTCACATCGGTAACATCGGCTACTACGTCGGTAGCCTCATCGACGCACTACATGACAAATTGACCACCCAAATCGCCCGCGCGCTGCGTCACGAACTTTGCCACGAACGCGACTCCGCTACGGAATCGTGGGAAAACGCGAACGACGACAAGCCGCACGTGGACTGCGAGAAAATAGCCCAACCGAAGGCTGTGGAACTGCTCCGCCGGCTCGCGGACGTGCGGAAGACACTCGAGCTGGACGTAGAAGCGGCGTTCCGCGGCGACCCGGCCGCGCGCAGCCACCACGAAATCATCTTCTGCTACCCCGGCCTCGAAGCGATCACCGTGTACCGCGTCGCGCACGAATTGCACGGGCTGGGAATACCGTTCATCCCGCGCATGATGACCGAACTCGCCCACGCGAAGACGGGCATCGACATTCACCCCGGCGCGACGATCGGTCCGGGGTTCTTCATCGACCACGGAACCGGCGTGGTGATCGGTGAAACGTGCCACATTGGGCGGGGCGTGAAACTCTACCAGGGTGTAACGCTCGGGGCACTCAGCTTCACGAAGGACGACGACGGGGCGCTGCTCCACGGGAATTACAAGCGCCACCCGACGCTCGAAGACGGCGTGATCGTGTACGCGAACGCCACCATCCTCGGCGGCCAGACTGTGGTCGGCACGCGGGCCGTGGTCGGCTCGAACGTGTGGCTGACGGAAAGCGTCCCACCGGACACGACCGTTGTGCTGGAGAAGCCCAAATTGCGACTCAAGGGCGCCAAGCCGGTCAACGAGCCGCTGACGTATGAGATCTGA
- a CDS encoding TIGR02996 domain-containing protein, protein MSDELALLAAIFSHPNEDTPRLVFADWLDENGQPERAEFIRLQIKYHRGSDTNPQAHARLLHLLSVHERKWLGFEVECDVEWHFRRGFPEQLTTHIRNLLEHWERFAAVGSLRDLCVTGGRKRAVEALVQMRWAPSWKRIIIHADFAYDGGLVGCEPMIVSLASCPRVAQLEELNLTGFEVSPRAAQAIITSEHLTPLARLSFRSVVWSSETRAILSKHFGDRLRA, encoded by the coding sequence ATGAGCGACGAACTCGCTTTACTCGCCGCGATCTTCTCCCACCCGAACGAGGACACTCCGCGCCTCGTGTTCGCGGACTGGCTCGACGAAAACGGCCAACCCGAGCGCGCGGAGTTCATTCGCTTGCAGATCAAGTATCACCGCGGGAGCGACACGAACCCTCAAGCCCATGCCCGGCTGCTGCACCTGCTCTCGGTTCACGAACGCAAGTGGTTGGGGTTCGAGGTCGAGTGCGACGTCGAGTGGCACTTCCGGCGCGGGTTCCCGGAACAACTGACGACCCACATTCGCAACTTGCTCGAACACTGGGAGCGGTTCGCGGCCGTGGGTTCGCTCCGTGATTTGTGCGTGACCGGTGGCCGAAAGCGCGCCGTTGAAGCGCTGGTACAAATGCGCTGGGCGCCCTCCTGGAAGCGCATCATCATCCACGCGGACTTCGCTTACGACGGCGGGTTGGTCGGGTGCGAACCGATGATCGTGAGCCTCGCTTCGTGCCCGCGGGTGGCCCAACTCGAAGAACTCAACTTAACCGGGTTCGAGGTTTCTCCCCGGGCCGCTCAAGCGATTATTACCAGCGAGCACCTCACCCCACTCGCGCGATTGAGCTTCCGATCCGTCGTCTGGAGTTCCGAAACCCGCGCCATTCTGAGTAAACACTTCGGTGACCGCCTCCGCGCGTGA
- a CDS encoding CoA-transferase subunit beta, which translates to MSFSPMELMICCAARELDDGKTVAVGTGLPCAAAMLAQRTHAPNLVIMFEAGGVAPQLPTMPVSVGDSTTFHRAVLATSMADVMQFCQRGMVDYTFLSGAQIDPFGNLNSTVIGPHAKPKVRLPGSGGANDLASFCWRTLIVMKHDAKKFVEKLDFLTTPGYLTGSGAREAAGLPLHTGPHRVITDLCVLDFVPDTKRMRVKSLHPGKTLDQVRAATGFALEACDPLGTTVEPNAEQLHILRTEVDPGRYILGRAG; encoded by the coding sequence ATGTCGTTCAGTCCGATGGAGCTGATGATCTGCTGTGCCGCCCGCGAACTCGACGACGGCAAAACGGTGGCGGTCGGGACCGGGTTGCCGTGCGCCGCGGCCATGCTCGCGCAGCGCACGCACGCCCCGAATCTGGTCATCATGTTCGAGGCCGGCGGTGTCGCACCGCAACTCCCGACCATGCCGGTCAGCGTCGGGGACAGTACCACGTTCCACCGCGCCGTGCTCGCGACCTCGATGGCCGACGTGATGCAGTTCTGCCAGCGCGGGATGGTCGACTACACGTTTCTTTCGGGCGCGCAGATCGACCCGTTCGGCAACCTGAATTCCACCGTGATCGGCCCGCACGCCAAGCCGAAAGTGCGCTTGCCCGGGAGCGGTGGCGCGAACGATCTCGCGTCGTTCTGCTGGCGCACGCTGATCGTGATGAAGCACGACGCCAAGAAGTTCGTCGAGAAGCTCGATTTCCTCACGACGCCCGGCTACCTGACGGGTTCGGGCGCGAGAGAGGCTGCGGGCCTGCCATTGCACACCGGCCCGCACCGTGTCATCACAGATTTGTGCGTACTGGACTTCGTTCCGGACACGAAGCGCATGCGGGTGAAGAGTCTCCACCCCGGCAAAACTCTCGACCAGGTGCGCGCTGCGACCGGGTTCGCGCTGGAAGCGTGTGATCCGCTCGGCACCACCGTCGAGCCGAACGCGGAGCAGCTCCACATTCTGCGCACGGAAGTCGACCCGGGGCGGTACATTTTGGGGCGCGCGGGGTAG
- a CDS encoding acyl-CoA desaturase codes for MSTVPVPSASAPVPTTPEPSTALPAPTSTPAARARKRRVFWFLAAIVTVHLLVPLAFLPYTFVWWGIPALIIGNFVFGSLGINLGYHRMLTHSAAKFPKPLERLWVLFGVCSMEGSPLWWVCTHRIHHQHSDDEGDPHSPKDHFYWGHMEWIYTADDRRQKLDTYARYVPDLMGDKFLRWLHRGEKWLLVWLAHVVLLTAIGFGAGFLFFDATADAVQFGVQWFLWAVIVRTVYVWHITWLVNSAAHRWGYRNYSTNDGSRNNWLVALLTNGEGWHNNHHAAPRACSQGHRWWEVDLTFTFVRGLQLVGLAWNVAPVKVPKHIATGAKESVPGTEEVPNG; via the coding sequence GTGAGTACGGTCCCCGTTCCGTCCGCGTCCGCTCCCGTCCCTACCACACCGGAACCGTCGACCGCGCTCCCCGCACCAACATCAACTCCCGCCGCACGCGCCCGTAAACGGCGCGTGTTCTGGTTCCTGGCCGCGATCGTGACAGTTCACTTACTCGTTCCGCTCGCCTTCCTACCCTACACGTTCGTGTGGTGGGGCATTCCCGCGCTCATCATCGGGAACTTCGTCTTCGGCTCGCTCGGGATCAACCTGGGCTACCACCGGATGCTGACGCACTCCGCCGCGAAGTTCCCCAAGCCCCTGGAGCGGCTCTGGGTGCTGTTCGGCGTGTGCAGCATGGAAGGTTCCCCGCTGTGGTGGGTGTGTACGCACCGGATTCACCACCAGCACAGCGACGACGAGGGCGACCCGCACAGCCCCAAAGACCACTTCTACTGGGGCCACATGGAGTGGATCTACACCGCAGACGACCGGCGCCAGAAGCTCGACACCTACGCGCGGTACGTCCCCGACCTGATGGGCGACAAGTTCCTGCGCTGGCTGCACCGCGGCGAGAAGTGGCTGCTCGTGTGGCTCGCCCACGTCGTGCTGCTCACCGCGATCGGGTTCGGGGCCGGGTTCCTGTTCTTCGACGCGACCGCCGACGCGGTCCAGTTCGGCGTGCAGTGGTTCCTGTGGGCGGTGATCGTTCGCACGGTGTACGTGTGGCATATCACGTGGCTGGTGAACTCCGCGGCCCACCGATGGGGGTACCGCAACTACAGCACGAACGACGGGAGCCGGAACAACTGGCTCGTGGCGCTGCTCACCAACGGGGAGGGCTGGCACAACAACCACCACGCGGCCCCGCGCGCGTGCTCGCAGGGGCACCGGTGGTGGGAGGTCGACCTCACGTTCACGTTCGTCCGCGGGCTGCAACTCGTCGGGCTCGCGTGGAACGTGGCCCCGGTGAAGGTTCCCAAGCACATCGCCACAGGCGCAAAGGAATCGGTACCGGGAACGGAAGAAGTTCCGAACGGATAG
- a CDS encoding nucleoside 2-deoxyribosyltransferase domain-containing protein: MTYVEALTEYDGPGPSIFLAGGISGTFDWQADVIARLADLPLVLLNPRRRNFPMDDPSAAHAQIAWEFRHLQRATAVLFWFPPETLCPIALYELGGRAQIREQPLFVGTHPDYARRLDVEVQLKQARPEVAVVSTTEALAGQVRAWAAGRLKPQE; this comes from the coding sequence ATGACCTACGTCGAAGCCCTCACGGAGTACGATGGCCCCGGTCCGAGTATATTTCTCGCCGGGGGTATCAGCGGCACGTTCGACTGGCAGGCGGACGTGATCGCGCGGCTCGCGGACCTGCCGCTCGTGCTCCTCAACCCACGCCGGCGCAACTTCCCGATGGACGATCCGTCCGCGGCCCACGCCCAAATCGCGTGGGAGTTCCGGCACCTCCAACGAGCCACCGCGGTACTGTTTTGGTTCCCGCCCGAAACACTCTGCCCGATCGCGCTCTACGAACTCGGCGGCCGCGCCCAGATCCGCGAGCAGCCCCTCTTTGTCGGCACCCACCCGGACTACGCACGCAGACTGGACGTGGAGGTTCAGTTGAAACAGGCCCGACCCGAGGTCGCGGTGGTGAGCACGACCGAGGCGCTCGCCGGGCAGGTGCGAGCGTGGGCTGCCGGTCGGCTGAAGCCGCAGGAATGA